CCTCGGACACTGCTACTTATGTGTGTTCTGAGCAGTTGACATGGATGCAAGCGAGGACCAAAACACAGGCGCcactacaaacacaaacaacaatggaAATCCTCCACCAAACAGCAGGAACTCCCGACCACCTCAGATAGCCCACATGTCTCTATATGAGCGACAAGCTGTACAGGTGAGTACATAAACTCATTTTGCGGTGGACAAGAAGcggtgtttttattattaatgtaatggTGTGCTTGTGTAGGCTCTCCAAGCCTTGCAGAGACAACCGAATGCAGCGCAGTACTTCCAGCAACTCATGCTGCAGCAGCAGATCAACAGCGCTCAGCTCCATAACCTGGCTGCCGTGCAACAAGTTGGTccagtaaaaaaatatcttgTATTATCATGAGTGGTATCatcatattcttttttttttttttttttcaggcaaCCCTTGCTGCTAGTCGACAGTCTAACACTCCAAGTAGCAGCATTTCACAGGCTTCcactactgtatgtgttcatttattgtttttttttttggtcattttatttGCACCATTGCTTGTAGTTTTGATGGAAATATGTGTCTCCCTTTCAGGTCAATCTAAGCACAACGTCAGCAGGGGGAACAGCGGCAACCCCTCGTCCTCACGGGCCGGCCACCTCCGCGGCAACAACAGCCCTAAACCAGTCAGTGTTGTTGGGAGGGAACTCACCCGGACAAGGACAGATGTATCTTAGGGTGAGTTTAAAGTTGATCCGTGCCTCATCCACTTCAACAGATATGCCACACCTCGAATTgatgccattaaaaaaaaaagtttaataatatatttaaattacaacttcaggaggttgcctacaaccacagctgtttttatttgaaaccctggcggttatttgcttttgtagaccacacACCCAGCCACTATAGGAGACTCTGTGGTTATTTAATCAATTGGAGCATTTACGGTCATACATTTGGCTGAAATTATTGTCCTTCAGGTCAACCGCTCTCTTAGGGCTCCACTGGCCTCTCAGCTCATCTTCATGCCGGGCGGTACAGCAACAGCTACTGTAGCAACGGTTGCCCAGacccagcagcagcaacagcaggctGACGCAGCTCCTACCTCAACTAGTGCCCAGTCCGATAATGATCAGGTTAGCATAACATACAGTATCATACATGAACTACTTTGGGTCAATAGCTCATTGTCGTCTTTCTcctaggtgcagaatctggctTTGCACTGCGCATCCACTCCCAGAGCAGTCGCCATCAAGTCGGAGCTGCCTGACAGGAAAGAGCCCGGCAGCTTCCCTCTcagtcagcagcagcagcaagttCAACCGCAGCAACAAGCAACCAAAACATCAGCCAACACGATGGCTGTCAAAGCCACCAACCAGGCCGCCATGACtgttcctcctcctgctgcctcTGTAGCTCCATCCGCCGCTTCTTCCTCGGCGCTCCCTCTTTCCCAGCTCCTCCTGTCGCCCTCCGCTGCTCCCGTCATCCTAGTCCCCACCTCTAATGTGCCTACCTCCAGCCAGGGCTACTCCATCGGCTCCATCGCCCCGAAAGCCAACGTCAACACGCAGACTCTGGTGGTGCAGCCTCTACAGCAAGCTAGCGCTGCCGCTGATAAAGGCCCTGTGCCAATCCAGCCCAAGACGGCGCAGGGACACCGCCTACCCGTGCAGGTGACCCCTCGACAGCCGCTCCCTATTCTCCCGGCACCACCCAGCAATAGCCAGGCAGCCCACAACCCCCCTCATATTCCTGTGCAGCTGGTGGGGGCCAGGCAATGCATGGCGGGTAGCGTGCAGGCTGTGGCCTTGGCACAGACCCGGAATACTGCTTCCTTGGAAAGTCCAGCTGTGGGGAACGTTAATGTCGCCTCACACAACAGTGCTGCAATTGTGGTAAGAtgaattacagtaatccctcgtttattgtggttaattggttccagaccaaacCACGAACTGCAATCAAttaaattattctttttttttaaaactgtgaTGTAATGGCGGATGACTGTAGTTGG
This genomic window from Doryrhamphus excisus isolate RoL2022-K1 chromosome 17, RoL_Dexc_1.0, whole genome shotgun sequence contains:
- the phc1 gene encoding polyhomeotic-like protein 1, with translation MDASEDQNTGATTNTNNNGNPPPNSRNSRPPQIAHMSLYERQAVQALQALQRQPNAAQYFQQLMLQQQINSAQLHNLAAVQQATLAASRQSNTPSSSISQASTTVNLSTTSAGGTAATPRPHGPATSAATTALNQSVLLGGNSPGQGQMYLRVNRSLRAPLASQLIFMPGGTATATVATVAQTQQQQQQADAAPTSTSAQSDNDQVQNLALHCASTPRAVAIKSELPDRKEPGSFPLSQQQQQVQPQQQATKTSANTMAVKATNQAAMTVPPPAASVAPSAASSSALPLSQLLLSPSAAPVILVPTSNVPTSSQGYSIGSIAPKANVNTQTLVVQPLQQASAAADKGPVPIQPKTAQGHRLPVQVTPRQPLPILPAPPSNSQAAHNPPHIPVQLVGARQCMAGSVQAVALAQTRNTASLESPAVGNVNVASHNSAAIVTKSSNGSLKRKSDCDAPNEVATESTDSAQVKDSAPPLSPAPTKDSAPLVLAASFSSPPTLSLPLPLSRVGHGDKERAPLPQAVVKPQVLTHLIEGFVIQEGAEPFPVAGLLKDRDFALGARAETGPPLLKCEYCSSLAPATQFKGTKRFCSNTCAKRYNVSCSQHYKSSRGRNGGVAPVPPPLETTTRRRGPPRRGSSDKVSGQHRPVKCHSDSSHSEDVTSDGEEDEEEDSPSLSPSSSHSRADHNAPQSEASAPGGLPMETASFLSATPAQWSVEEVCRFISSLQGCEELAAHFLSQEIDGQALMLLREDHLISTMNIKLGPALKICASINSLRE